A single window of Falco rusticolus isolate bFalRus1 chromosome 6, bFalRus1.pri, whole genome shotgun sequence DNA harbors:
- the GTF3C6 gene encoding general transcription factor 3C polypeptide 6 isoform X1: MAAAAEGMGEGERKDEAEEDDDEVEEQLVMVELSGIIDSDFLEKCENKCKILGIETDRPILQVDRYVFAGEYEDALGTCVVFEENTEHVDAEGNQKVQLKYKCHTVKKLNMTRTLLTEKKEGEENVGGVEWLQIKDRDFSYSRPNTICSFLREKEDSEESVQAQDKLTEESEGEVSGGGNSDVNCDLEKQHSLEIDASLPLPDSPASGAEDSPSGGVALDDTPP, encoded by the exons ATGGCGGCAGCGGCAGAGGGCATGGGGGAGGGCGAGAGGAAGGACGAAGCGGAGGAGGACGACGACGAGGTGGAG GAGCAGCTGGTCATGGTGGAACTATCAGGAATTATTGATTCAGACTTcttagaaaaatgtgaaaacaaatgcaagatTTTG GGAATAGAGACAGACAGGCCCATTTTACAAGTGGACAGATACGTATTTGCAGGAGAGTATGAAG ATGCCTTGGGAACCTGTGTggtttttgaagaaaacactgagcaTG TAGATGCAGAAGGCAACCAAAAAGTACAGCTGAAATACAAGTGCCACACAGTGAAGAAGTTGAACATGACACGGACACttttgacagaaaagaaagaaggagaagagaaTGTTG GTGGAGTGGAGTGGTTACAGATCAAGGACAGAGATTTTTCCTACAGCAGGCCTAATACAATTTGCAGCTTTCTGCGTGAAAAAGAAGATTCTGAGGAGTCAGTTCAGGCCCAAGACAAATTAACTGAAGAGTCAGAGGGAGAGGTGAGTGGTGGAGGAAATTCTGATGTGAATTGTGAtctggagaagcagcacagcttggAAATAGATGCCTCTCTTCCCCTGCCTGACAGCCCTGCTTCTGGGGCAGAGGATTCTCCTTCTGGAGGTGTTGCCTTAGACGATACCCCTCCATGA
- the GTF3C6 gene encoding general transcription factor 3C polypeptide 6 isoform X2 — MAAAAEGMGEGERKDEAEEDDDEVEEQLVMVELSGIIDSDFLEKCENKCKILGIETDRPILQVDRYVFAGEYEDALGTCVVFEENTEHDAEGNQKVQLKYKCHTVKKLNMTRTLLTEKKEGEENVGGVEWLQIKDRDFSYSRPNTICSFLREKEDSEESVQAQDKLTEESEGEVSGGGNSDVNCDLEKQHSLEIDASLPLPDSPASGAEDSPSGGVALDDTPP; from the exons ATGGCGGCAGCGGCAGAGGGCATGGGGGAGGGCGAGAGGAAGGACGAAGCGGAGGAGGACGACGACGAGGTGGAG GAGCAGCTGGTCATGGTGGAACTATCAGGAATTATTGATTCAGACTTcttagaaaaatgtgaaaacaaatgcaagatTTTG GGAATAGAGACAGACAGGCCCATTTTACAAGTGGACAGATACGTATTTGCAGGAGAGTATGAAG ATGCCTTGGGAACCTGTGTggtttttgaagaaaacactgagcaTG ATGCAGAAGGCAACCAAAAAGTACAGCTGAAATACAAGTGCCACACAGTGAAGAAGTTGAACATGACACGGACACttttgacagaaaagaaagaaggagaagagaaTGTTG GTGGAGTGGAGTGGTTACAGATCAAGGACAGAGATTTTTCCTACAGCAGGCCTAATACAATTTGCAGCTTTCTGCGTGAAAAAGAAGATTCTGAGGAGTCAGTTCAGGCCCAAGACAAATTAACTGAAGAGTCAGAGGGAGAGGTGAGTGGTGGAGGAAATTCTGATGTGAATTGTGAtctggagaagcagcacagcttggAAATAGATGCCTCTCTTCCCCTGCCTGACAGCCCTGCTTCTGGGGCAGAGGATTCTCCTTCTGGAGGTGTTGCCTTAGACGATACCCCTCCATGA
- the GTF3C6 gene encoding general transcription factor 3C polypeptide 6 isoform X3: MVIHANPSLNEQLVMVELSGIIDSDFLEKCENKCKILGIETDRPILQVDRYVFAGEYEDALGTCVVFEENTEHVDAEGNQKVQLKYKCHTVKKLNMTRTLLTEKKEGEENVGGVEWLQIKDRDFSYSRPNTICSFLREKEDSEESVQAQDKLTEESEGEVSGGGNSDVNCDLEKQHSLEIDASLPLPDSPASGAEDSPSGGVALDDTPP, translated from the exons ATGGTGATTCATGCAAACCCTTCCTTgaat GAGCAGCTGGTCATGGTGGAACTATCAGGAATTATTGATTCAGACTTcttagaaaaatgtgaaaacaaatgcaagatTTTG GGAATAGAGACAGACAGGCCCATTTTACAAGTGGACAGATACGTATTTGCAGGAGAGTATGAAG ATGCCTTGGGAACCTGTGTggtttttgaagaaaacactgagcaTG TAGATGCAGAAGGCAACCAAAAAGTACAGCTGAAATACAAGTGCCACACAGTGAAGAAGTTGAACATGACACGGACACttttgacagaaaagaaagaaggagaagagaaTGTTG GTGGAGTGGAGTGGTTACAGATCAAGGACAGAGATTTTTCCTACAGCAGGCCTAATACAATTTGCAGCTTTCTGCGTGAAAAAGAAGATTCTGAGGAGTCAGTTCAGGCCCAAGACAAATTAACTGAAGAGTCAGAGGGAGAGGTGAGTGGTGGAGGAAATTCTGATGTGAATTGTGAtctggagaagcagcacagcttggAAATAGATGCCTCTCTTCCCCTGCCTGACAGCCCTGCTTCTGGGGCAGAGGATTCTCCTTCTGGAGGTGTTGCCTTAGACGATACCCCTCCATGA